The proteins below are encoded in one region of Amycolatopsis magusensis:
- a CDS encoding gamma-glutamyltransferase family protein, which yields MFTTRPELTGTYGMVASTHWLGSATGMAVLESGGNAFDAAVAAGFVLQVAEPHLCGPAGQVPALFTTAGDPTPRVLAAQGPSPAAATPGHFADLGLDLIPGSGLLPATVPGAWDGWLLLLRDHGTKTLREVLGYAISYAENGVPLVDRVSATIDLVAELFTDHWPTSAEIWLPDGKSAKGVHRNPTLARTWTRLLEEAEAVSGREAQIDAARRAWSQGFVAEHVDAFSRNAFRDDSGRDHVGLLTGDDLANWEATYEDAVVVDLDGWSLVKAGGWTQGPALAQQVLLLDGLRDELSYVDGKATARTVHLAVEAAKLAFADREAWYGDTDVPLDDLLSREYADRRRELIGDEASGELRPGSPGGRTPKLPKILDSLRDVTAAVGAVGEPTVMPTGETRGDTVHIDVADRFGNLVSATPSGGWLQSSPAIPELGFCLDSRGQMFWLEQGLPNSLAPRKRPRITLSPSMALRDGVPRIAFGTPGGDQQDQWQLCFWLAHTLGGLNLQESIDTPAWHTTAFPSSFYPRSWTPREIVVESRLGQSTVDQLRSWGHEVTDGGAWGLGRLSAVSNENGVLRAAANPRGMQGYAVGR from the coding sequence GTGTTCACGACTCGGCCGGAGCTGACCGGCACATACGGCATGGTGGCGTCGACACACTGGCTCGGCTCGGCCACCGGGATGGCGGTGCTCGAAAGCGGCGGCAACGCCTTCGACGCGGCGGTCGCGGCGGGCTTCGTGCTCCAGGTCGCCGAACCGCACCTGTGCGGCCCGGCCGGCCAGGTCCCGGCGCTGTTCACCACCGCGGGCGACCCGACCCCGCGCGTGCTCGCCGCGCAGGGGCCCTCGCCCGCGGCCGCGACGCCCGGGCACTTCGCCGACCTGGGCCTCGACCTGATCCCCGGCAGCGGGCTGCTGCCGGCGACCGTGCCCGGCGCCTGGGACGGCTGGCTGCTGCTCCTGCGCGACCACGGCACCAAGACGCTGCGCGAGGTGCTCGGGTACGCGATTTCGTACGCCGAAAACGGCGTGCCGCTGGTCGACCGCGTGAGCGCGACGATCGACCTGGTGGCGGAGCTGTTCACCGACCACTGGCCGACCTCGGCGGAGATCTGGCTGCCGGACGGCAAGTCGGCCAAGGGCGTGCACCGCAACCCGACCCTGGCGCGCACCTGGACGCGGCTGCTCGAAGAGGCCGAGGCGGTCAGCGGCCGCGAAGCGCAGATCGACGCCGCCCGGCGCGCGTGGTCGCAGGGTTTCGTCGCCGAGCACGTGGACGCGTTCTCCCGCAACGCCTTCCGCGACGACTCGGGCCGTGACCACGTCGGGCTGCTCACCGGCGACGACCTGGCCAACTGGGAAGCGACCTACGAAGACGCCGTGGTGGTCGACCTCGACGGCTGGAGCCTGGTCAAGGCCGGTGGCTGGACCCAGGGGCCCGCGCTGGCGCAGCAGGTGCTCCTGCTGGACGGCCTGCGCGACGAACTGTCCTATGTAGACGGAAAGGCCACCGCGCGCACGGTGCACCTGGCCGTCGAGGCGGCGAAGCTGGCCTTCGCCGACCGGGAGGCCTGGTACGGCGACACCGACGTCCCGCTGGACGACCTGCTCTCCCGCGAATACGCCGATCGGCGCCGCGAGCTGATCGGTGACGAGGCCAGCGGCGAACTGCGCCCCGGTTCACCGGGTGGGCGTACGCCGAAGCTGCCCAAGATCCTCGATTCCCTGCGTGACGTGACCGCCGCCGTCGGCGCGGTCGGCGAGCCGACGGTCATGCCGACCGGCGAGACCCGCGGCGACACCGTGCACATCGACGTCGCCGACCGGTTCGGCAACCTGGTCTCGGCGACCCCGTCCGGCGGCTGGCTGCAGTCCAGCCCGGCGATCCCCGAACTGGGCTTCTGCCTCGACTCGCGCGGGCAGATGTTCTGGCTCGAGCAGGGCCTGCCGAACTCGCTGGCGCCGCGCAAGCGCCCGCGCATCACGCTGTCGCCGTCGATGGCGCTGCGTGACGGCGTGCCGCGGATCGCCTTCGGCACCCCGGGTGGCGACCAGCAGGACCAGTGGCAGCTGTGCTTCTGGCTGGCGCACACCCTCGGCGGGCTGAACCTGCAGGAGAGCATCGACACCCCGGCGTGGCACACCACCGCGTTCCCCAGCTCGTTCTACCCGCGTTCGTGGACGCCGCGGGAGATCGTGGTGGAGTCGCGGCTCGGTCAGTCCACTGTGGACCAGCTGCGGTCCTGGGGGCACGAGGTCACCGACGGTGGTGCGTGGGGCCTGGGCCGGCTTTCCGCGGTATCCAACGAAAACGGCGTACTGCGAGCGGCCGCGAACCCGCGCGGGATGCAGGGTTACGCCGTGGGGCGCTGA
- a CDS encoding UDP-glucose dehydrogenase family protein, with the protein MSPARIVVVGTGYVGLTTGACLASIGHQVTCVDVDAAKVARLAAGRVDILEPGLAELVGRGLTSGRLSFVVGARTAAAGADGVFLCVPTPMGAGGAADLRAVEAVTAEIGDVIPPGCALITKSTVPVGTSRRIRELLGRSDVPVVSNPEFLREGTAVADFLHPDRIVVGSDDLAAAHWVAGLYDELAAPSVVTDAASAELVKYAANCFLATKLSYVNAIAELCERLGADIEAVTEGMGHDRRIGRSFLKPGPGWGGSCLPKDTHALTRIAEAAGFEFGLLRAAIDENVAQRDRIIAKIAGAVGGSLAGARIGLLGLAFKAGTNDLRDSPALAVASVLAAHGAELTAYDPAVGGELPGMVVVDDPYQVAKGADAVVVLTEWDEFRRLDWVYLAELMDGDAVVDTRNLLEPRRVLDAGLSWQGIGRAREALFPRTAVS; encoded by the coding sequence ATGAGTCCAGCTCGGATCGTGGTGGTGGGGACCGGATACGTAGGACTGACCACGGGCGCCTGCCTGGCGTCGATCGGTCATCAGGTGACCTGCGTCGACGTGGACGCGGCGAAGGTGGCCCGGCTCGCCGCCGGGCGGGTGGACATCCTCGAACCCGGACTGGCCGAGCTGGTCGGCCGCGGGCTGACCAGCGGGCGGCTGTCCTTCGTGGTGGGCGCGCGGACCGCGGCCGCCGGGGCCGACGGCGTCTTCCTGTGCGTGCCGACGCCGATGGGCGCGGGTGGCGCGGCCGACCTGCGCGCGGTGGAGGCGGTGACCGCCGAGATCGGCGACGTCATCCCGCCGGGCTGCGCGCTGATCACCAAGTCGACCGTGCCGGTGGGCACCTCGCGGCGGATCCGCGAGCTGCTCGGCCGGTCGGACGTGCCGGTGGTGTCCAACCCGGAGTTCCTGCGCGAGGGCACCGCGGTGGCCGATTTCCTGCACCCGGACCGCATCGTGGTCGGCTCGGACGACCTGGCCGCCGCGCACTGGGTGGCCGGGCTCTACGACGAACTGGCCGCGCCGAGCGTGGTCACCGACGCCGCCAGCGCGGAGCTGGTCAAGTACGCGGCGAACTGCTTCCTGGCCACCAAGCTGTCCTACGTCAACGCGATCGCCGAGCTGTGCGAGCGGCTCGGCGCCGACATCGAGGCGGTCACCGAGGGCATGGGCCACGACCGGCGCATCGGCCGCTCGTTCCTCAAGCCCGGTCCCGGCTGGGGCGGGTCCTGCCTGCCGAAGGACACCCACGCGCTGACCCGGATCGCCGAGGCCGCCGGGTTCGAGTTCGGCCTGCTGCGGGCGGCGATCGACGAGAACGTGGCCCAGCGCGACCGGATCATCGCGAAGATCGCCGGCGCGGTCGGCGGTTCGCTCGCCGGGGCCCGGATCGGCCTGCTCGGCCTGGCCTTCAAGGCGGGCACGAACGACCTGCGCGACTCGCCCGCGCTGGCGGTCGCGTCGGTGCTCGCCGCACACGGCGCCGAGCTGACCGCCTACGACCCGGCCGTCGGCGGCGAGCTGCCCGGCATGGTCGTGGTGGACGACCCGTACCAGGTGGCCAAGGGCGCGGACGCGGTCGTGGTGCTCACCGAGTGGGACGAATTCCGCAGGCTGGACTGGGTCTACCTGGCCGAGCTGATGGACGGCGACGCCGTGGTGGACACGCGCAACCTGCTCGAACCGCGGCGGGTGCTCGACGCCGGGCTCAGCTGGCAGGGCATCGGCCGCGCTCGGGAGGCACTGTTTCCGAGGACCGCTGTTTCCTGA
- a CDS encoding ABC transporter permease: MTTAQTDTSGFTTESGSARAERVRLFAQPLVVVVVVGAVLAWVFSSELKPNELKTLNASTLLSTLGQHLLITVVVTAMVVVIAVPLGVALTRRWAKPAAPVFLAIANIGQAAPALGVLVLFFLWTGWEGLWVVSIPLAFYSLLPVLRNTMVGLQQVDPALIDAGRGIGMSSSAVLRRIELPLAVPLILAGLRTSLVLAVGTATLAVFVNGGGFGVLIDTGYKLQLNRVIVVGAVLAVGTALIVDWLGAVAEQYLGPKGLR, translated from the coding sequence ATGACCACGGCGCAGACCGACACCTCGGGCTTCACCACCGAATCGGGCTCGGCGCGCGCGGAGCGGGTGCGGTTGTTCGCGCAGCCGCTGGTGGTCGTCGTGGTCGTCGGCGCGGTGCTGGCGTGGGTGTTCTCCAGCGAGCTGAAGCCGAACGAGCTGAAGACGCTGAACGCGAGCACGCTGCTGTCCACGCTCGGCCAGCACCTGCTGATCACCGTGGTGGTCACCGCCATGGTGGTGGTCATCGCGGTCCCGCTGGGCGTCGCGCTGACCCGGCGCTGGGCGAAACCGGCCGCGCCGGTGTTCCTGGCCATCGCGAACATCGGGCAGGCCGCGCCGGCGCTGGGTGTGCTGGTGCTGTTCTTCCTGTGGACCGGCTGGGAGGGACTGTGGGTGGTCTCCATCCCGCTGGCCTTCTACTCGCTGCTCCCGGTGCTGCGGAACACCATGGTCGGGTTGCAGCAGGTGGACCCGGCGCTGATCGACGCCGGGCGCGGCATCGGCATGTCGTCGTCGGCGGTCCTGCGGCGCATCGAACTGCCGCTGGCCGTGCCGCTGATCCTCGCCGGGCTGCGGACCTCGCTGGTGCTCGCGGTCGGTACCGCGACGCTGGCGGTCTTCGTCAACGGCGGCGGGTTCGGCGTGCTCATCGACACCGGCTACAAGCTGCAGCTCAACCGCGTGATCGTGGTGGGCGCGGTGCTGGCGGTCGGCACGGCGCTGATCGTGGACTGGCTCGGCGCCGTCGCCGAGCAATACCTGGGACCGAAAGGGCTGCGATGA
- a CDS encoding TM0106 family RecB-like putative nuclease: MDHEVLLDAGAVTRCRRRVHLDHDPGMREVPRAPQDPSAAQRIADAAAHREDIARRLIAATGEGWASVPRELPVPDRAALTESALATKAPFIWGALLPVDHDGGRRGGVEVLVRTAAGYVPVLVVRHRITDRGEGAMTTGLTDLDPDNATPDPARKVRSHPRDQLRLAHIRRMLQKLGLADPRALGGVIGLDADVVLWHDLTAPTWPGGRGALDEYDVRFADRLAVAKAAAAGDEPLAEPSRVLECRHCQWWPICGDQLLAARDVSLVVRGEDGVELRRAGVSTVDKLAALDPAEGPPVPLTGESFGNSVMLARAWLADLNVVRKVDRIEVPRADVEVDVDMESFGDSGAYLWGCLLSGADIGVRPGYHAFATWEPLPTTDEARSFAEFWGWLTEVRQRTEKAGLTFRAYCYNALAENRWLFGTVKRFAGEDGIPPRSEIQSFVDSDEWVDLFQLVSDQFLCSHGKGLKVIAPVAGFSWRDPEASGEASMRWYRDAVGLDGDEPRPEQAERILRYNEDDVLATFTLRRWMTDEAQNVPYMGDL, from the coding sequence ATGGACCACGAGGTGTTGCTGGACGCGGGAGCGGTCACCCGCTGCCGTCGTCGGGTGCACCTCGACCACGACCCGGGCATGCGCGAGGTACCCCGCGCCCCGCAGGACCCGTCCGCCGCGCAGCGCATCGCCGACGCCGCCGCGCACCGCGAGGACATCGCCCGCCGGCTGATCGCGGCCACCGGCGAGGGCTGGGCAAGCGTGCCGCGTGAGCTGCCCGTGCCGGATCGGGCCGCGCTCACCGAATCCGCGCTGGCCACGAAAGCCCCGTTCATCTGGGGTGCGCTGCTGCCGGTCGACCACGATGGCGGCCGCCGCGGCGGGGTCGAGGTGCTGGTGCGCACGGCCGCCGGGTACGTCCCGGTGCTCGTGGTGCGCCACCGCATCACCGACCGCGGCGAAGGCGCGATGACCACCGGGCTCACCGACCTCGACCCGGACAACGCCACCCCCGACCCGGCGCGCAAGGTCCGCTCTCACCCGCGTGACCAGCTGCGCCTGGCGCACATCCGTCGCATGCTGCAGAAGCTCGGCCTCGCCGACCCGCGGGCGCTCGGCGGAGTGATCGGCCTCGACGCGGACGTGGTGCTCTGGCACGACCTCACCGCCCCCACCTGGCCCGGCGGCCGGGGCGCGCTCGACGAGTACGACGTCCGCTTCGCCGATCGGCTCGCCGTGGCGAAGGCGGCCGCCGCCGGGGACGAGCCGCTGGCGGAGCCGTCGCGCGTGCTCGAATGCCGCCACTGCCAGTGGTGGCCGATCTGCGGTGACCAGCTGCTCGCGGCCAGGGACGTCAGCCTGGTGGTGCGTGGCGAGGACGGTGTGGAGCTGCGCCGCGCCGGGGTGTCCACTGTGGACAAGCTGGCCGCGCTGGACCCGGCCGAGGGCCCGCCGGTGCCGTTGACCGGGGAGTCCTTCGGCAACTCGGTGATGCTGGCCAGGGCCTGGCTCGCGGACCTGAACGTGGTGCGCAAGGTCGACCGGATCGAGGTGCCGCGCGCCGACGTCGAGGTCGACGTGGACATGGAGAGCTTCGGCGATTCCGGCGCCTACCTGTGGGGCTGCCTGCTCTCCGGCGCGGACATCGGCGTGCGCCCCGGCTACCACGCCTTCGCCACCTGGGAGCCGTTGCCGACCACGGACGAGGCGCGTTCGTTCGCCGAGTTCTGGGGCTGGCTCACCGAAGTGCGCCAGCGCACCGAGAAGGCCGGGCTGACCTTCCGCGCCTACTGCTACAACGCCCTCGCCGAGAACCGCTGGCTCTTCGGCACGGTCAAGCGCTTCGCCGGGGAGGACGGCATCCCGCCGCGCTCGGAAATCCAGTCCTTTGTGGACTCCGACGAGTGGGTGGACCTGTTCCAGCTGGTCTCCGACCAGTTCCTCTGCTCACACGGCAAGGGCCTCAAGGTGATCGCCCCGGTGGCCGGGTTCAGCTGGCGCGACCCGGAGGCCAGCGGCGAGGCCTCGATGCGCTGGTACCGGGACGCGGTCGGCCTCGACGGCGACGAACCGCGCCCCGAGCAGGCCGAACGCATCCTGCGGTACAACGAGGACGACGTGCTGGCCACGTTCACGCTCCGCCGCTGGATGACCGACGAAGCGCAGAACGTGCCCTACATGGGTGACCTCTAG
- a CDS encoding SDR family NAD(P)-dependent oxidoreductase, with translation MQITDTAAVVTGGASGLGGATAQALAAGGAKVFALDLAPSIAKADQVDGITYVEADVTDPEQVRAAVAQAAGAGAPLRVVVNCAGVGPSARILSKKGPHDLDLFRKVVEINLIGTFNVVTVAAEAIAKTEPLADDARGVIINTASVAAFDGQIGQAAYAASKGGIVGLNLSAARDLASHGIRVMTIAPGIIDTPMLATVSEDFRAGLAAGVPFPKRLGQPEEYAKLALSIIDHDYLNGEVIRMDGSLRMAPR, from the coding sequence ATGCAGATCACCGACACCGCGGCCGTGGTCACCGGGGGCGCGTCCGGGCTCGGCGGCGCGACCGCCCAGGCGCTGGCGGCCGGGGGCGCGAAAGTTTTCGCGCTCGACCTCGCCCCGTCGATCGCGAAGGCGGACCAGGTCGACGGCATCACCTACGTCGAGGCCGACGTGACCGACCCGGAGCAGGTCCGCGCCGCCGTGGCGCAGGCCGCGGGCGCCGGCGCGCCGCTGCGCGTGGTGGTGAACTGCGCCGGCGTCGGGCCGTCCGCGCGGATCCTGTCCAAGAAGGGCCCGCACGACCTCGACCTGTTCCGCAAGGTCGTGGAGATCAACCTGATCGGCACGTTCAACGTGGTCACCGTGGCCGCCGAGGCGATCGCGAAGACCGAGCCGCTGGCCGACGACGCGCGCGGGGTGATCATCAACACCGCCTCGGTCGCCGCCTTCGACGGGCAGATCGGGCAGGCCGCCTACGCCGCGTCCAAGGGCGGGATCGTCGGGCTGAACCTCTCCGCCGCGCGTGACCTCGCCTCGCACGGCATCCGCGTGATGACCATCGCGCCGGGCATCATCGACACCCCGATGCTGGCCACGGTCAGCGAGGACTTCCGCGCCGGGCTGGCCGCCGGGGTGCCGTTCCCGAAGCGGCTGGGGCAGCCGGAGGAGTACGCCAAGCTGGCGCTGTCGATCATCGACCACGACTACCTCAACGGCGAGGTCATCCGGATGGACGGCTCGCTGCGGATGGCGCCGCGCTAG
- a CDS encoding DMT family transporter: MRIGFVLMWSSGFVGAALAAGTAGSLTTLAWRCLVAAVLIGGWWWLTRRRALSFAEIRLQVGIGLLSQCVYLFGVFWSVGLGVPSGTAALIAALQPIVATVLSQFVLGERASAAQWAGLGIGLGGVALVVGGDLSGGDAPAIAYALPVLSMLGLVAGTLIERRADGRTPVADSLTIQCLTSAVVFTALAAITGQLVPPGNGSFWLAIAWLVLLSTFGGYGFYWLNLRRSSVTSVSSLLYLTPPTTMLVAFLFFDETLDVRGLLGVAVCALAVFLVLRKQRSSETVPPERGRCPAS, from the coding sequence ATGCGGATCGGGTTCGTGCTGATGTGGAGCTCCGGTTTCGTCGGGGCCGCGCTCGCCGCCGGGACCGCGGGCAGCCTGACCACGCTGGCGTGGCGGTGCCTGGTCGCGGCGGTGCTGATCGGCGGCTGGTGGTGGCTGACCAGACGGCGGGCGCTGAGCTTCGCCGAGATCCGGCTCCAGGTGGGCATCGGCCTGCTGTCCCAGTGCGTCTACCTGTTCGGCGTCTTCTGGTCGGTCGGCCTCGGCGTGCCGAGCGGCACGGCCGCGCTGATCGCCGCGCTGCAGCCGATCGTGGCCACCGTGCTCAGCCAGTTCGTGCTCGGCGAACGCGCGTCGGCCGCCCAGTGGGCCGGGCTGGGGATCGGGCTGGGCGGGGTCGCGCTGGTGGTCGGCGGCGATCTTTCCGGTGGTGACGCACCCGCGATCGCCTACGCGCTGCCGGTGCTCTCGATGCTCGGCCTGGTCGCCGGGACCTTGATCGAACGCCGGGCCGACGGCCGCACCCCAGTAGCGGATAGCTTGACCATCCAATGCCTGACCAGCGCGGTCGTGTTCACCGCGCTGGCCGCCATCACCGGGCAGCTGGTGCCGCCGGGCAACGGTTCGTTCTGGCTTGCCATCGCCTGGCTGGTGCTGCTGTCCACCTTCGGCGGTTACGGCTTCTACTGGCTGAACCTGCGGCGCAGCTCGGTGACCTCGGTGTCCAGCCTGCTCTACCTGACCCCGCCGACCACCATGCTCGTCGCGTTCCTGTTCTTCGACGAGACCCTCGACGTGCGTGGCCTGCTGGGCGTGGCGGTCTGCGCGCTCGCGGTGTTCCTGGTGCTCAGGAAACAGCGGTCCTCGGAAACAGTGCCTCCCGAGCGCGGCCGATGCCCTGCCAGCTGA
- a CDS encoding DUF6474 family protein, with translation MGRKKIEKEAEGLFTPKKARNALAVAKVVGPAVIPVVAPFAVRAAGAARDAYDRHQARKLGIDVDRLGEFTGRGARLHARIAGVGEGLDDLRTSPHASAEDTKFADRAAGTLHQLAASVRAAERMPTSRRKAAHRAVGSELDHLEGQLLHRLGI, from the coding sequence ATGGGCCGCAAGAAGATCGAGAAAGAAGCCGAAGGGCTGTTCACCCCGAAGAAGGCCCGCAACGCCCTCGCCGTGGCGAAGGTGGTCGGGCCCGCGGTGATCCCGGTGGTGGCCCCGTTCGCCGTGCGCGCGGCCGGTGCCGCCAGGGACGCCTACGACCGGCACCAGGCACGCAAACTCGGCATCGACGTCGACCGGCTGGGCGAGTTCACCGGCCGGGGCGCCCGGCTGCACGCACGCATCGCCGGCGTCGGCGAAGGCCTGGACGACCTGCGCACCTCACCGCACGCCTCGGCCGAGGACACCAAGTTCGCGGACCGGGCCGCCGGAACCCTGCACCAGCTGGCCGCCTCCGTCCGGGCCGCCGAACGCATGCCGACTTCGCGGCGCAAAGCCGCCCACCGAGCCGTCGGCAGCGAACTGGACCACCTCGAGGGCCAACTCCTCCACCGCCTAGGCATCTGA
- a CDS encoding glycine betaine ABC transporter substrate-binding protein has translation MNRRIRKITAALGAAVLALSVSACGLETNAALPFAVGPGSIKAVPALSGVDVTVGSKDFTENIVLAYMAELALSAAGMDVTDLSDIKGSTNARQALLAGEIDVTWEYTGTGWINYLGNTDPIPDEREQYEAVRKADLELNGISWLDYSPVNNTYAFATTAAFAQQHNLKTTTDMTNYLKQNPQEAVFCVETEFASRQDGLPGVQKLYDFPTTEVKQFGTGAIYASIANETCRFGEVFTTDGRIAGLNLTVLEDDRKFFPQYNVCPTLRQDWLNAHPEVADVLRPVAAELTNDQMIQLGKKVDIDGQDAGAVARDWMVEKGFVTAG, from the coding sequence ATGAACCGCCGGATCCGCAAGATCACCGCGGCACTGGGTGCCGCCGTGCTGGCCTTGTCGGTGAGCGCGTGCGGGCTGGAGACCAACGCCGCACTGCCGTTCGCGGTCGGGCCGGGCTCGATCAAGGCGGTGCCCGCACTGTCCGGTGTGGACGTCACGGTCGGCTCGAAGGACTTCACCGAGAACATCGTGCTGGCCTACATGGCCGAACTGGCGCTTTCGGCGGCCGGGATGGACGTCACCGACCTGTCCGACATCAAGGGCTCGACGAACGCGCGGCAGGCGCTGCTGGCCGGTGAGATCGACGTGACCTGGGAGTACACCGGTACCGGGTGGATCAACTACCTGGGCAACACCGACCCGATCCCGGACGAGCGGGAGCAGTACGAGGCGGTGCGCAAGGCCGACCTCGAACTCAACGGGATCAGCTGGCTGGACTACTCGCCGGTGAACAACACCTACGCCTTCGCCACCACGGCGGCGTTCGCGCAGCAGCACAACCTGAAGACCACCACGGACATGACGAACTACCTGAAGCAGAACCCGCAGGAAGCGGTGTTCTGCGTGGAAACGGAGTTCGCCAGCAGGCAGGACGGCCTGCCCGGGGTGCAGAAGCTGTACGACTTCCCGACCACGGAGGTCAAGCAGTTCGGCACCGGGGCGATCTACGCCTCGATCGCCAACGAGACCTGCCGCTTCGGCGAGGTCTTCACCACCGACGGCCGGATCGCCGGGCTGAACCTGACGGTGCTGGAGGACGACAGGAAGTTCTTCCCGCAGTACAACGTCTGCCCGACGCTGCGGCAGGACTGGCTGAACGCCCACCCGGAGGTCGCCGACGTCCTGCGGCCGGTGGCCGCGGAACTGACCAACGACCAGATGATCCAGCTGGGCAAGAAGGTGGACATCGACGGCCAGGACGCCGGCGCCGTCGCCCGGGACTGGATGGTCGAAAAAGGCTTCGTAACCGCCGGCTGA
- a CDS encoding TetR/AcrR family transcriptional regulator — MVAAVKLTPAAERVLEVAEELFYARGIHAVGVDLIAGESGVTKKTLYDRFGSKDALIGHYLRRRDERWRAHVYAVVGDAPPAEGLLLVFEALDRWMRSMNPRGCAFVNAHAELPDGDHPGRQAIAEQKRWLHDLLRDLAARAELSSKLADELLILLEGATVADSLKLVPDAVRAAKQVAAGLIEAEQNR, encoded by the coding sequence ATCGTGGCTGCGGTGAAACTGACCCCGGCGGCCGAGCGCGTGCTCGAAGTCGCCGAAGAGCTCTTCTACGCCAGGGGCATCCACGCGGTCGGCGTGGACCTGATCGCGGGCGAGTCCGGCGTCACGAAGAAGACCCTGTACGACCGGTTCGGCTCGAAGGACGCGCTGATCGGCCACTACCTGCGGCGACGCGACGAGCGGTGGCGGGCGCACGTGTACGCCGTGGTCGGTGACGCGCCGCCCGCCGAGGGCCTGCTGCTCGTCTTCGAAGCGCTGGACCGCTGGATGCGCTCGATGAACCCGCGCGGCTGCGCCTTCGTCAACGCGCACGCCGAACTGCCCGACGGCGACCACCCCGGGCGGCAGGCGATCGCCGAGCAGAAGCGGTGGCTGCACGACCTCCTGCGTGACCTGGCCGCGCGTGCGGAACTGTCCTCGAAGCTGGCCGACGAGCTGCTGATCCTGCTCGAAGGCGCGACCGTCGCCGACTCGCTGAAGCTGGTGCCGGACGCGGTCCGGGCGGCGAAGCAGGTCGCCGCGGGCCTGATCGAGGCTGAGCAAAACCGTTAG
- a CDS encoding LysR family transcriptional regulator, whose amino-acid sequence MNRLLQSPQSLLDTTMDQLRTLIAVRDTGTALGAARVLGRAQSSIQKQLDTLNRNFGELCGEPLVVKQGRGQDVLFTETGKAMVERARRTLTDWLDEIDEGRRRAGETLTVGTTRFTLGFVTDVSEKIAGELSRLGVELRFLHLRTKDLLPALADKRADVVCGSVVTSGGEELAGCEVLEWRRSGLSVITNLPETQLPGQVLHARELHTLPLVVSATGLIAEVLRGWFGSGYREKLDVAAEIDTLNYGFELLHSGLVRGCMLVTRGIGEAAGDGRIPEGGGLRVIPVVNDVDPRLEVLVGAFARRGESSPAVKLLWDALLLQHSEWRE is encoded by the coding sequence ATGAATCGGTTGCTCCAGAGTCCGCAATCGTTGCTGGACACCACGATGGATCAGCTGCGCACGTTGATCGCGGTCCGTGATACCGGGACAGCGCTGGGTGCGGCCCGGGTGCTCGGCCGCGCGCAGTCCAGCATCCAGAAACAGCTCGACACGCTCAATCGCAATTTCGGCGAGCTCTGCGGCGAGCCGCTGGTGGTCAAGCAGGGCCGCGGGCAGGACGTGCTGTTCACCGAGACCGGCAAGGCGATGGTGGAACGCGCGCGGCGCACGCTCACCGACTGGCTCGACGAGATCGACGAAGGCCGCCGCCGCGCCGGGGAAACGCTGACCGTCGGCACCACCCGGTTCACCCTCGGCTTCGTCACCGACGTCAGCGAGAAGATCGCCGGCGAGCTTTCCCGGCTCGGCGTTGAGCTGCGCTTCCTGCACCTGCGCACCAAGGACCTGCTGCCCGCGCTCGCGGACAAGCGCGCCGACGTGGTGTGCGGCAGCGTGGTCACCTCCGGCGGTGAGGAACTCGCCGGGTGCGAGGTGCTGGAATGGCGCCGCAGCGGGCTGTCGGTGATCACGAACCTGCCGGAAACCCAGCTGCCCGGCCAGGTGCTGCACGCGAGGGAACTGCACACGCTGCCGCTGGTGGTCTCCGCGACCGGGCTGATCGCCGAGGTCCTGCGTGGCTGGTTCGGCTCCGGCTACCGCGAAAAGCTGGACGTGGCCGCCGAGATCGACACGCTGAACTACGGGTTCGAACTGCTGCACTCCGGGCTGGTGCGCGGCTGCATGCTGGTCACCCGCGGCATCGGCGAAGCCGCGGGTGACGGGCGGATCCCCGAGGGCGGCGGCCTGCGCGTCATTCCGGTGGTCAACGACGTGGACCCGCGACTGGAAGTGCTCGTCGGCGCATTCGCCCGCCGCGGTGAGTCCTCACCCGCGGTGAAATTGCTCTGGGACGCATTGCTGCTCCAGCATTCGGAATGGCGGGAATGA